The following are encoded in a window of Kitasatospora sp. NBC_01250 genomic DNA:
- a CDS encoding nucleotidyl transferase AbiEii/AbiGii toxin family protein translates to MNDRWQLLPDGSVPQLRPVAGGRPAPGVPLTLRPVQDPRATQAGVFDPALKAHPYAYRAADPRFTDPGLGAAWYAARRRAMDLLLAAIADSPWAEALVLRGSVLLSAWFGAQAREPGDLDFVVVPPQWRIEEPRTAEMLDGIARAAEAASHGPVRFTASEAVSEDIWTYDRVPGRRLLLPWRADGLPDGAIQLDFVFNEPLRVPPQPALLPAAEGPATGTAGARLNAASPELSLAWKLMWLVSDAYPQGKDLYDAVLLAESTPLRYQVLRDIFTDGEALYAEHPVEAFTIAELGHTVSVGWEHFASEYPHLARPAEDENENENNDNDNDADDAYDDVPYHLVDRLAAALAPTFAEVDPAALADWWADAWLEQLRPVLAEGGLPALQERLAKAQATFALAHRLTKRLLGPGGPDDAALAELLLSCPAWSYWAGRLREGALTMEWLLR, encoded by the coding sequence GTGAACGACCGTTGGCAACTCCTCCCCGACGGCAGCGTGCCGCAGCTGCGGCCCGTCGCGGGCGGCCGCCCGGCCCCCGGCGTGCCGCTGACCCTGCGTCCGGTCCAGGACCCGCGCGCCACCCAGGCCGGCGTCTTCGACCCCGCGCTGAAGGCGCACCCCTACGCCTACCGCGCCGCCGATCCGCGGTTCACCGACCCCGGGCTCGGCGCCGCCTGGTACGCCGCACGGCGCCGGGCCATGGACCTGCTGCTCGCCGCGATCGCCGACTCGCCCTGGGCCGAGGCCCTGGTGCTGCGCGGCAGCGTGCTGCTGAGCGCCTGGTTCGGGGCACAGGCCCGCGAGCCCGGCGACCTGGACTTCGTGGTGGTCCCGCCGCAGTGGCGGATCGAGGAGCCGCGGACCGCCGAGATGCTGGACGGCATCGCGCGGGCCGCCGAGGCCGCGAGCCACGGCCCGGTCCGCTTCACCGCCTCGGAGGCGGTCAGCGAGGACATCTGGACCTACGACCGGGTGCCCGGGCGCCGGTTGCTGCTGCCCTGGCGGGCCGACGGGCTGCCGGACGGCGCGATCCAGCTGGACTTCGTCTTCAACGAGCCGCTGCGGGTGCCCCCGCAGCCGGCCCTGCTGCCCGCCGCCGAGGGGCCCGCCACCGGGACGGCCGGCGCCCGGCTCAACGCCGCTTCCCCCGAGCTGTCGCTGGCCTGGAAGCTGATGTGGCTGGTCAGCGACGCCTACCCGCAGGGCAAGGACCTCTACGACGCGGTGCTGCTGGCCGAGTCCACCCCGCTGCGCTACCAGGTGCTGCGGGACATCTTCACGGACGGCGAGGCCTTGTACGCCGAGCACCCCGTCGAGGCGTTCACCATCGCGGAGTTGGGCCACACGGTCTCGGTGGGCTGGGAGCACTTCGCGAGCGAGTACCCGCACCTGGCCCGGCCCGCCGAGGACGAGAACGAGAACGAGAACAACGACAACGACAACGACGCCGACGACGCATACGACGACGTTCCGTACCATCTGGTCGACCGCCTCGCCGCGGCGCTCGCCCCCACCTTCGCCGAGGTCGACCCGGCGGCGCTGGCCGATTGGTGGGCCGATGCCTGGCTGGAGCAGCTGCGCCCGGTGCTGGCGGAGGGCGGGCTGCCCGCCCTGCAGGAGCGGCTCGCCAAGGCGCAGGCCACCTTCGCCCTGGCCCACCGCCTCACCAAGCGCCTGCTCGGGCCCGGCGGCCCCGACGACGCCGCACTCGCCGAGCTGTTGCTGTCCTGCCCGGCCTGGTCGTACTGGGCGGGCCGGCTGCGCGAAGGCGCCCTGACCATGGAGTGGCTGCTCCGCTGA
- a CDS encoding FTR1 family protein produces the protein MSILLAALRRTADGGRRVSPAPVWLGVLGAVTVAAAFAAVLTFSTSVLSSAGQEAVGGLLSVLAVGLVTAMVFWMRRTAAHLARQLRGEVERASAIGAGALALTAFLAVGREGLETTLFLWTAVKASGSTLAPLVGAGLGLAGAVALCWLLYRQAVRLNLGVFFGRTALALVVIAAGVLSYGLGDLQDAGLLPGSHWVAFDLSAHLDPGSWWVSIITGFTDLAPRMTVLQVVAWAVYLAVVVPLFVRAGRPAPAPAAEAAAATAAPAAATPAPEPAAATPEPARADRWERLAGGRLWTVAGVLVVVPALAATTAIALLPDGTAAAVEAVTVTRKTCADEWTSGHTGTQTFSVDNKSGQSGEINLVNSSGAVVAEIETIGPATTAQMTATLGSGAYTINCLMSGRTTSSATVAVSGHTGRTAPLAVKPVSVDDLTPPDTAYQQYAAGVLIQLSGAVAAITADLRANDLAKAKTDWLTAQLDWEKVGASYDSFGDEGTAVDGLPDGLPGGVQDSGFTGLHRLEYGLWHGQSAADLLPVANTLTTDVATVSAKLTTDDEAGDPTNLPTRAHEILEDALRDHLSGIDDEGAGAAYPETSADVQVTRTVLAELTPLINARAPKLLATTDQQLDALDSALLATQTNGNWTAPQQIPLAARQRVDAAIGTLLETLDQVPDLLEVPPSAQ, from the coding sequence GTGAGTATCCTGCTGGCCGCGCTGCGCCGGACCGCGGACGGCGGTCGGCGGGTGTCGCCGGCACCCGTCTGGCTGGGCGTGCTGGGCGCGGTGACGGTCGCCGCGGCCTTCGCGGCCGTGCTGACGTTCTCCACCAGCGTGCTGTCCAGCGCGGGGCAGGAGGCGGTCGGCGGACTGCTGAGCGTGCTGGCGGTCGGCCTGGTGACCGCCATGGTGTTCTGGATGCGGCGCACCGCCGCCCATCTCGCCCGGCAGTTGCGCGGGGAGGTGGAGCGGGCGAGCGCGATCGGCGCGGGCGCCCTGGCGCTGACGGCCTTTCTCGCCGTCGGCCGGGAGGGCCTGGAGACGACGCTGTTCCTGTGGACGGCCGTCAAGGCCTCCGGCTCGACGCTGGCCCCGCTGGTCGGCGCCGGGCTGGGGCTGGCGGGCGCGGTGGCGCTCTGTTGGCTGCTCTACCGGCAGGCGGTGCGGCTGAACCTCGGTGTCTTCTTCGGCCGGACCGCGCTCGCGCTGGTGGTGATCGCCGCCGGGGTGCTCTCCTACGGCCTCGGGGACCTGCAGGACGCGGGGCTGCTGCCGGGCAGCCACTGGGTGGCGTTCGACCTGAGCGCACACCTGGACCCGGGCTCGTGGTGGGTCTCGATCATCACCGGGTTCACCGACCTGGCACCGAGGATGACGGTGCTGCAGGTCGTGGCCTGGGCGGTGTACCTGGCCGTGGTGGTCCCGCTGTTCGTCCGGGCCGGGCGCCCGGCGCCCGCCCCCGCGGCGGAAGCGGCCGCCGCGACCGCGGCGCCGGCCGCTGCGACCCCCGCGCCGGAGCCGGCCGCCGCCACCCCGGAGCCGGCCCGCGCGGACCGGTGGGAGCGCCTGGCCGGCGGCCGCCTGTGGACGGTGGCCGGGGTGCTGGTGGTGGTGCCCGCGCTGGCCGCCACGACCGCGATCGCGCTGCTGCCCGACGGCACCGCGGCGGCCGTCGAAGCGGTCACGGTGACCCGCAAGACGTGCGCCGACGAGTGGACCTCCGGCCACACCGGCACGCAGACCTTCTCGGTCGACAACAAGTCCGGCCAGTCCGGTGAGATCAACCTGGTCAACTCCAGCGGCGCGGTGGTCGCCGAGATCGAGACGATCGGCCCGGCCACCACCGCTCAGATGACGGCCACCCTGGGCAGCGGCGCCTACACCATCAACTGCCTGATGTCGGGGAGGACCACCTCCTCCGCCACCGTGGCGGTCAGCGGTCACACCGGCCGGACGGCGCCGCTGGCCGTGAAGCCGGTCAGCGTCGACGACCTCACCCCGCCCGACACCGCCTACCAGCAGTACGCCGCGGGCGTGCTCATCCAGCTGTCCGGCGCGGTGGCGGCCATCACCGCGGACCTCCGGGCGAACGACCTCGCCAAGGCGAAGACCGACTGGCTCACCGCCCAGCTGGACTGGGAGAAGGTCGGCGCCTCCTACGACAGCTTCGGCGACGAGGGCACCGCCGTCGACGGCCTCCCGGACGGGCTGCCCGGCGGCGTGCAGGACAGCGGCTTCACCGGCCTGCACCGCCTGGAGTACGGCCTGTGGCACGGTCAGAGCGCCGCCGACCTGCTGCCCGTGGCGAACACCCTCACCACCGACGTCGCGACCGTCAGCGCCAAGCTGACCACCGACGACGAGGCCGGTGACCCGACCAACCTGCCGACCCGCGCGCACGAGATCCTGGAGGACGCGCTGCGCGACCACCTCTCGGGGATCGACGACGAGGGCGCCGGCGCCGCCTACCCGGAGACCTCCGCCGACGTCCAGGTGACCCGGACCGTGCTCGCCGAACTCACCCCGCTGATCAACGCCCGGGCCCCCAAACTCCTGGCGACGACCGACCAGCAGCTGGACGCACTGGACTCCGCGCTGCTCGCCACCCAGACCAACGGCAACTGGACCGCCCCGCAGCAGATCCCGCTCGCGGCCCGCCAGCGCGTCGACGCCGCCATCGGCACCCTCCTGGAAACGCTCGACCAGGTTCCGGACCTGCTCGAGGTCCCGCCTTCCGCCCAGTGA
- the efeB gene encoding iron uptake transporter deferrochelatase/peroxidase subunit, with the protein MDVSRRRFLSGAAVGAAGTALTGGMLIGGAQADAHAAAGGPAAADSYPFHGAHQSGILTPGPSGKQNASCYAAFDVTAKDKGALADLMHTLTDRARALTTGGAAPDLGVGQPPADSDVLGPDIPADGLTVTTSVGASLFDDRFGLGGHKPKNLTPMRIFPNDSPEPAWLHGDLLLQICANHPDTVHHTIRDIAKHTRGAMQLRWKIEGYNSPPRPSGTGRNLLGFKDGTANPTGGTAEQLIWVDDPTEPAWAQGGSYQVVRLIRMLVEFWDRVSISEQENMFGRRRDTGAPLDGTNEFDTPDYGADPKGNVIPLDSHIRLANPRTPDTADQRLLRRSYNYDLGLDQNGNIQSGHIFACYQQDVKRQFETVQTRLVNEPLIDYVQPFGGGYFFVLPGVADAQDWYGRALLS; encoded by the coding sequence ATGGACGTCAGCCGTCGCAGATTCCTCTCCGGTGCCGCCGTGGGCGCGGCCGGAACCGCACTGACCGGCGGAATGCTGATCGGCGGCGCCCAGGCCGACGCCCACGCGGCGGCCGGCGGCCCGGCCGCCGCCGACTCCTACCCCTTCCACGGCGCCCACCAGTCCGGCATCCTCACCCCCGGCCCGTCCGGCAAGCAGAACGCCTCCTGCTACGCGGCCTTCGACGTGACCGCCAAGGACAAGGGCGCACTCGCCGACCTGATGCACACCCTCACCGACCGGGCCCGCGCCCTCACCACCGGCGGCGCGGCCCCGGACCTGGGCGTCGGCCAGCCCCCGGCCGACAGCGACGTCCTCGGCCCGGACATACCGGCCGACGGACTGACCGTCACCACCTCGGTGGGCGCCAGCCTCTTCGACGACCGCTTCGGCCTCGGCGGGCACAAGCCGAAGAACCTCACGCCGATGCGCATCTTCCCCAACGACTCGCCCGAACCGGCCTGGCTGCACGGCGACCTGCTGCTCCAGATCTGCGCCAACCACCCCGACACCGTCCACCACACCATCCGCGACATCGCCAAGCACACCCGCGGCGCCATGCAGCTGCGCTGGAAGATCGAGGGCTACAACTCCCCGCCCCGGCCCTCCGGCACCGGCCGTAACCTGCTCGGCTTCAAGGACGGCACCGCCAACCCCACCGGCGGCACCGCTGAGCAGCTGATCTGGGTCGACGACCCCACCGAGCCCGCCTGGGCCCAGGGCGGCTCCTACCAGGTCGTCCGGCTCATCCGGATGCTCGTCGAGTTCTGGGACCGGGTCTCCATCAGCGAGCAGGAGAACATGTTCGGCCGCCGCCGCGACACCGGCGCACCGCTGGACGGCACCAACGAGTTCGACACCCCGGACTACGGCGCCGACCCCAAGGGCAACGTCATCCCGCTCGACTCGCACATCCGGCTCGCCAACCCCCGCACCCCCGACACCGCCGACCAGCGACTGCTGCGCCGCTCCTACAACTACGACCTGGGGCTGGACCAGAACGGCAACATCCAGTCCGGGCACATCTTCGCCTGCTACCAGCAGGACGTGAAGCGCCAGTTCGAGACCGTCCAGACCCGGCTGGTCAACGAGCCCCTGATCGACTACGTCCAGCCCTTCGGCGGCGGCTACTTCTTCGTGCTGCCCGGTGTCGCCGACGCCCAGGACTGGTACGGGCGGGCCCTGCTCAGCTGA
- a CDS encoding siderophore-interacting protein produces the protein MGHGWEGVVLKLMRGKDYEFTVTGVEQITEHYRRVSCTDGGMLAATGVHPTMWVRLWFDDNGRPHQRAYTLVEPDPATGTFHLEFALHDGCASRWARAARPGDRIQATVQGTGFTLPHPPPGHLLAVGDCASLPAVNSLLAALPGTPAQVWLETQHDTDAELPVGPDDGSCRVRRVARRRGGADLVAEVRSALTAMTPAELADAYLWFTCDTATTRALAQLARKELGLARGQLHALGYWRP, from the coding sequence ATGGGTCACGGCTGGGAGGGCGTCGTCCTCAAGCTGATGCGCGGCAAGGACTACGAGTTCACGGTGACCGGGGTCGAGCAGATCACCGAGCACTACCGGCGGGTGTCCTGCACCGACGGCGGGATGCTGGCGGCGACCGGGGTGCACCCCACGATGTGGGTGCGCCTGTGGTTCGACGACAACGGCCGTCCGCACCAACGGGCCTACACCCTGGTGGAGCCGGATCCCGCGACGGGCACCTTCCACCTGGAGTTCGCGCTGCACGACGGCTGCGCGAGCCGCTGGGCCCGTGCGGCACGACCCGGCGACCGGATCCAGGCCACCGTGCAGGGCACCGGCTTCACCCTGCCGCACCCGCCGCCGGGACACCTGCTGGCGGTCGGCGACTGCGCCTCGCTGCCGGCGGTCAACTCCCTGCTCGCCGCACTGCCCGGCACACCCGCGCAGGTCTGGCTGGAGACCCAGCACGACACGGACGCCGAGCTGCCGGTCGGGCCGGACGACGGCTCCTGCCGGGTCCGGCGGGTGGCCCGGCGCCGGGGCGGTGCGGACCTGGTGGCCGAGGTCCGCAGCGCCCTGACGGCCATGACGCCCGCCGAACTGGCCGACGCCTACCTCTGGTTCACCTGCGACACCGCCACCACCCGTGCGCTGGCCCAGCTGGCCCGCAAGGAGCTCGGCCTGGCCCGCGGCCAGTTGCACGCCCTCGGCTACTGGCGGCCCTGA
- a CDS encoding SDR family oxidoreductase, with amino-acid sequence MGELDGRTALVTGGSRGIGRAVALRLAGEGALVVVHYGGNEAAAAETVARIGEAGGRAFAVQARFGESGAVDRLFEGLTAGLAEHGADGLDILVNNAGIHSVSPIGQLSEEEFERLLAVNLSTPLFVVKRALPLLRDGGRIVNMGSAATRIAAPMQIGYTASKAALAALAPSLAHQLGGRGITVNTVEPGVVRTDLTAGFTGVPEAVAGLEAITALGRIGEPEDVADVVGFLVGPQGRWVTGQTIDASGGTYLGPAAAG; translated from the coding sequence ATGGGGGAACTGGACGGCAGGACTGCGCTGGTGACGGGCGGCTCGCGCGGGATCGGTCGCGCGGTCGCGCTGCGGCTCGCGGGCGAGGGGGCGCTGGTGGTGGTCCACTACGGGGGCAACGAGGCGGCTGCCGCCGAGACCGTGGCGCGGATCGGGGAGGCCGGGGGCCGGGCGTTCGCGGTGCAGGCCCGGTTCGGCGAGAGCGGTGCGGTGGACCGGCTCTTCGAGGGGCTGACCGCCGGGCTGGCGGAGCACGGCGCGGACGGCCTGGACATCCTGGTGAACAATGCGGGCATTCACTCGGTCAGCCCGATCGGGCAGCTCAGCGAGGAGGAGTTCGAGCGGCTGCTGGCGGTCAACCTGAGCACGCCGCTCTTCGTGGTCAAGCGCGCGCTGCCGCTGCTGCGGGACGGCGGGCGGATCGTCAACATGGGCTCGGCGGCCACTCGGATCGCGGCCCCGATGCAGATCGGCTACACCGCCAGCAAGGCGGCGCTCGCGGCACTCGCCCCCTCGCTCGCCCATCAGTTGGGCGGGCGGGGGATCACCGTGAACACGGTCGAGCCCGGGGTGGTGCGCACCGACCTGACCGCCGGCTTCACCGGCGTCCCCGAGGCGGTGGCCGGGCTGGAGGCGATCACCGCGCTCGGGCGGATCGGCGAGCCGGAGGACGTCGCGGACGTGGTGGGCTTTCTGGTGGGCCCGCAGGGGCGCTGGGTGACCGGCCAGACCATCGACGCCTCCGGCGGTACCTACCTCGGACCGGCCGCGGCCGGCTGA
- a CDS encoding alanine--tRNA ligase-related protein translates to MNTHLDTDRIVRTFVEYYEDRGHRSITGSTLLPPPGDPVLFTTSGMHPLTPYLEGRPHPLGRRLVNVQRCLRTTDLDEVGDRTHLTVFEMLGTWSLGDYEGPQSLDWGYGLLTEGFGIDPRLLHATVFGGDERTGPDTASLEVWQQHGVPVELTCEDNWWSNGPTGPCGPDSEIFLWTGDTPPESTPTGDDRWVEVGNHVMMRHRRLDDGSLVSLPQRNIDTGHGLERLASLLQGRRSVFECDVFGPWRRLVPPLWELDEPSLRLVCDHLRSAVVVIGDGVRPSSTGRGYVLRRLVRRVLTVLRRDEPGRTLADLPQELVRHTLDRFRQDEDPELVRRTLLDEERRFGRLLERGRQVLARPRFRGPLGEEDFHYLHDTHGLPRDLVLHLRPGVS, encoded by the coding sequence ATGAACACCCACCTGGACACCGACCGGATCGTCCGCACGTTCGTCGAGTACTACGAGGACCGCGGCCACCGCAGCATCACCGGCTCGACCCTGCTCCCGCCGCCCGGCGACCCGGTGCTCTTCACCACCTCGGGCATGCACCCGCTCACCCCCTACCTCGAAGGCCGCCCCCACCCGCTGGGCCGACGGCTGGTCAACGTGCAGCGCTGCCTGCGCACCACGGATCTCGACGAGGTCGGCGACCGCACCCATCTGACCGTCTTCGAGATGCTCGGCACCTGGTCGCTCGGCGACTACGAGGGCCCGCAGAGCCTCGACTGGGGCTACGGGCTGCTCACCGAGGGGTTCGGCATCGACCCCCGACTGCTGCACGCCACGGTCTTCGGCGGCGACGAGCGGACGGGCCCGGACACCGCCTCCCTGGAGGTGTGGCAGCAGCACGGCGTGCCGGTGGAACTCACCTGTGAGGACAACTGGTGGTCCAACGGTCCCACCGGCCCGTGCGGCCCCGACTCGGAGATCTTCCTGTGGACCGGCGACACCCCGCCGGAGTCGACGCCGACCGGTGACGACCGCTGGGTGGAGGTCGGCAACCACGTGATGATGCGCCACCGGCGGCTCGACGACGGCTCGCTCGTATCGCTCCCCCAGCGCAACATCGACACCGGACACGGCCTGGAGCGGCTCGCCTCGCTGCTGCAGGGCCGGCGCTCGGTGTTCGAGTGCGACGTCTTCGGCCCCTGGCGCCGGCTCGTGCCGCCGCTGTGGGAGCTGGACGAACCGTCACTGCGGCTGGTCTGCGACCACCTGCGCTCGGCCGTCGTGGTGATCGGCGACGGGGTGCGCCCGAGCAGCACCGGCCGCGGCTATGTGCTGCGCCGGCTGGTGCGCCGGGTGCTCACCGTGCTGCGGCGCGACGAGCCGGGGCGCACCCTGGCCGATCTGCCGCAGGAGCTGGTCCGGCACACCCTGGACCGCTTCCGCCAGGACGAGGACCCGGAGCTGGTGCGCCGGACGCTGCTCGACGAGGAGCGCCGCTTCGGCCGCCTGCTGGAGCGCGGCCGGCAGGTGCTGGCCCGGCCCCGGTTCCGCGGGCCGTTGGGCGAGGAGGACTTCCACTACCTCCACGACACCCACGGCCTGCCCCGCGACCTCGTGCTGCACCTGCGGCCGGGCGTCAGCTGA
- a CDS encoding error-prone DNA polymerase, whose product MGFTNHPDLPWSELRRRMTGGRSAADRTVIPFPGPPPGPAAPAPAPASARPASARPASARPAPVPAWAELHVHSSFSFLDGASAPEDLVAEAARLGTEALAVTDHDGLYAAAILATEARRAGIATVYGAELTLGATGEPTGTPDQDGEHLLVLARGAEGYRRLARTIGDAHLAGAGKRRPSYDVDRLPDAAGGHWAILTGCRKGAVRRALDVEGPAAAERELRALAERYGPGNVHVELTDHHTPGDDERNDTLAALAARTGLAVVASTAAHHASPAQTRLAQTLAALRQRRSLADAEPHLAAAGTAHLRSPAEMAARLAPWPGVQQATVDLARACAFDFTTLAPELPGFPVPEGHTEASWLRHLTERAAAGRFDAADRRAHQQVAYELQVIEQLSMCGYFLIVHDLVDFCRRRDIWCQGRGSAANSAVCYALGITAVDPIRYGLLFERFLSPERDGPPDIDLDIEHRRREEVIQYCYDTYGRTHAAQVANVISYQPKLAVRDAARALGYAAGDLDRFSRETGWHETPPSEAVPEEVRELAGQLRGLPRHLGIHSGGMVLTRRPIAEVCPTEWARMPGRSVLQWDKDSCAHAGLVKIDLLGLGMLSALHDACDLIARHHGVRYTLATIPPEDDEVYRMLARADTVGLFQVESRAQASALPRMRPSSFYDLVVQVALIRPGPIQGGSVHPYIRRRNHREPATVPHPLMERALAKTLGVPLFQEQMMQLAIDCAGFTPAEADRLRQAMGAKRSHERVAELRERLLTGMAERGIPPEAAEDVYGKIEAFSSYGFPESHAASFALLVYASAWLKLHHPAAYTCALLANQPMGFYSPQTLIADVRRHGVEVRPVDINRSAAPPTLEPGPSQDGEPAIRLGLESVRNLGPEQAEAIAAGRPYADLEDFARRTGLEAPELEALATAGAFASLGLSRRQALWSAGLLTRTGEGMLPGTAPGLRAPELAPMTAIEETIADLWATGVSATSHPVQHARSHLDRCGALTAAAFKSAPADTLVAVGGLVTHRQRPPTAGGVLFISLEDETGLINVVCQPHVWERQRRTALQNAGLLVHGTVERRDGAANLVASRLTPLTLAPGTRSRDFR is encoded by the coding sequence ATGGGCTTCACCAACCACCCCGACCTGCCGTGGAGCGAGCTGCGCCGCCGGATGACCGGCGGCCGGAGCGCCGCGGACCGGACGGTGATCCCGTTCCCCGGCCCGCCGCCGGGCCCTGCCGCACCCGCACCCGCACCCGCATCCGCCCGCCCCGCATCCGCCCGCCCGGCCTCCGCCCGCCCCGCACCCGTCCCGGCCTGGGCCGAGCTGCACGTCCACAGCAGCTTCTCGTTCCTGGACGGCGCCAGCGCCCCCGAGGACCTGGTCGCCGAGGCCGCCCGGCTGGGGACCGAGGCCCTGGCGGTCACCGACCACGACGGCCTGTACGCGGCCGCGATCCTCGCCACCGAGGCCCGCCGCGCCGGCATCGCCACCGTCTACGGCGCCGAGCTCACCCTCGGTGCCACCGGTGAACCGACCGGCACCCCCGACCAGGACGGCGAGCACCTGCTGGTGCTGGCCCGCGGCGCCGAGGGCTACCGCCGCCTGGCCCGCACGATCGGTGACGCCCACCTGGCCGGCGCCGGCAAGCGCCGCCCCAGCTACGACGTCGACCGGCTCCCCGACGCCGCGGGCGGTCACTGGGCGATCCTGACCGGCTGCCGCAAGGGCGCCGTCCGCCGCGCCCTGGACGTCGAGGGCCCGGCGGCCGCCGAGCGCGAACTGCGCGCCCTCGCCGAGCGCTACGGCCCTGGCAACGTCCACGTCGAGCTGACCGACCACCACACCCCGGGCGACGACGAGCGCAACGACACCCTCGCCGCGCTCGCCGCCCGCACCGGACTCGCCGTGGTCGCCTCCACCGCCGCCCACCACGCGTCCCCCGCCCAGACCCGCCTCGCCCAGACCCTCGCCGCGCTGCGCCAGCGCCGCAGCCTCGCCGACGCCGAGCCCCACCTCGCCGCGGCCGGCACCGCGCACCTGCGCTCCCCGGCCGAGATGGCTGCCCGCCTCGCCCCCTGGCCCGGCGTCCAGCAGGCCACCGTCGACCTCGCCCGCGCCTGCGCCTTCGACTTCACCACCCTCGCCCCCGAACTGCCCGGCTTCCCCGTCCCGGAGGGCCACACCGAGGCCAGCTGGCTGCGCCACCTCACCGAGCGGGCCGCCGCCGGCCGCTTCGACGCCGCCGACCGCCGGGCCCACCAGCAGGTCGCCTACGAGCTGCAGGTCATCGAACAGCTCTCGATGTGCGGGTACTTCCTCATCGTCCACGACCTGGTCGACTTCTGCCGCCGCCGTGACATCTGGTGCCAGGGCCGCGGCTCGGCCGCCAACTCCGCGGTCTGCTACGCCCTCGGCATCACCGCCGTCGACCCGATCCGCTACGGGTTGCTGTTCGAGCGCTTCCTGAGCCCCGAGCGCGACGGGCCGCCGGACATCGACCTGGACATCGAGCACCGGCGGCGCGAGGAGGTCATCCAGTACTGCTACGACACCTATGGCCGCACCCACGCCGCCCAGGTGGCCAATGTGATCAGCTACCAGCCCAAGCTGGCCGTGCGGGACGCGGCCCGGGCGCTCGGCTACGCGGCCGGGGACCTCGACCGCTTCAGCCGCGAGACCGGCTGGCACGAGACGCCGCCGTCCGAGGCGGTGCCCGAGGAGGTGCGCGAGCTGGCCGGCCAGCTGCGCGGGCTGCCGCGCCACCTCGGCATCCACTCCGGCGGCATGGTCCTCACCCGCCGGCCGATCGCCGAGGTCTGCCCCACCGAGTGGGCCCGGATGCCCGGCCGCTCCGTCCTGCAGTGGGACAAGGACAGTTGCGCGCACGCCGGGCTGGTGAAGATCGACCTCCTGGGGCTCGGCATGCTCTCCGCCCTGCACGACGCCTGCGACCTGATCGCCCGTCACCACGGGGTGCGCTACACCCTCGCCACGATCCCGCCCGAGGACGACGAGGTCTACCGGATGCTCGCCCGGGCCGACACCGTGGGCCTGTTCCAGGTCGAGTCCAGGGCGCAGGCGTCCGCGCTGCCGCGGATGCGGCCGAGCAGCTTCTACGACCTGGTGGTGCAGGTCGCCCTGATCCGGCCCGGACCGATCCAGGGCGGCTCCGTCCACCCCTACATCCGCCGCCGCAACCACCGCGAACCCGCCACCGTCCCGCACCCGCTCATGGAGCGCGCCCTGGCCAAGACCCTCGGGGTGCCGCTCTTCCAGGAGCAGATGATGCAACTCGCCATCGACTGCGCCGGCTTCACCCCGGCCGAGGCCGACCGGCTGCGCCAGGCCATGGGCGCCAAGCGCTCCCACGAGCGGGTGGCCGAACTGCGCGAGCGGCTGCTGACCGGCATGGCCGAGCGCGGCATCCCGCCGGAGGCCGCCGAGGACGTGTACGGGAAGATCGAGGCGTTCTCCAGCTACGGCTTCCCGGAGTCGCATGCCGCCTCGTTCGCGTTGCTGGTCTACGCCTCCGCCTGGCTCAAGCTGCACCACCCGGCCGCCTACACCTGCGCGTTGCTGGCCAACCAGCCGATGGGCTTCTACTCCCCGCAGACGCTGATCGCCGACGTGCGCCGCCACGGCGTGGAGGTCCGCCCGGTCGACATCAACCGGAGCGCGGCCCCGCCCACCCTGGAGCCAGGCCCTTCGCAGGACGGTGAGCCGGCGATCCGGCTCGGCCTGGAGAGCGTGCGCAACCTCGGCCCCGAGCAGGCCGAGGCCATCGCCGCGGGCCGGCCGTACGCGGATCTGGAGGACTTCGCCCGCCGCACCGGGCTCGAAGCCCCCGAGCTCGAAGCCCTGGCCACCGCCGGGGCCTTCGCGAGCCTGGGGCTGAGCCGCCGTCAGGCGCTGTGGTCCGCAGGCCTGCTCACCCGGACCGGCGAGGGCATGCTGCCCGGCACCGCCCCGGGCCTGCGGGCCCCCGAGCTGGCCCCGATGACCGCGATCGAGGAGACCATCGCCGACCTGTGGGCCACCGGGGTCTCCGCCACCAGCCACCCCGTCCAGCACGCCCGTTCCCACCTGGACCGTTGCGGCGCCCTGACCGCCGCCGCCTTCAAGAGCGCCCCTGCCGACACCCTGGTCGCCGTCGGCGGCCTGGTGACCCACCGCCAGCGCCCGCCGACGGCCGGTGGCGTGCTCTTCATCTCGCTGGAGGACGAGACCGGCCTGATCAACGTCGTCTGCCAGCCGCACGTCTGGGAGCGCCAGCGCCGCACCGCACTGCAGAACGCCGGCCTGCTGGTCCACGGCACCGTGGAGCGCCGCGACGGCGCGGCCAACCTGGTCGCCAGCCGCCTGACCCCGCTCACCCTCGCCCCGGGCACCCGCAGCCGCGACTTCCGGTGA